From one Candidatus Dormiibacterota bacterium genomic stretch:
- a CDS encoding tetratricopeptide repeat protein: MESIRGFRRDTYVEMLGSAVIHHQGCLAYHRSPRALSPKSVIISNMSREPACFSRLLILAGALSLATCAVAAGPVGEDSHLQDALEVVDGDHADLCPGTASREEFEATMTRLADEVRGDLGPDASGSVSVEALNRRIFGPAGVHASTDLKNPCNLLPSRVLERKQGYCVGIAALYLLIAERLDLPIYAVATPSHVFLRHDDGVTRINIETLQGGVNIPDEQYIREQKIPEESIRRGVFMCNLTTDEFLAQVHNNLGVIYSERKNYDAAAREYDSALDLDPHLPAALYNWGNDLLREGQYRRAVWRFSKALRLFPTDVWALNNRGLAYLKMEKREKALWDFEAAIKVDPGFEQARRNLDGIRPLQ, encoded by the coding sequence TTGGAAAGCATCCGTGGATTTCGCCGTGACACGTACGTGGAGATGCTCGGCTCCGCGGTCATTCATCATCAAGGATGCCTCGCCTACCATCGCTCGCCGCGCGCCCTTTCCCCCAAGTCGGTGATAATCAGCAATATGAGTCGAGAACCGGCGTGCTTCTCCCGGCTCCTGATCCTTGCCGGCGCGCTCAGCCTCGCCACATGCGCGGTCGCCGCCGGCCCCGTCGGAGAAGACAGCCATCTCCAGGATGCGCTCGAGGTCGTCGACGGCGACCACGCTGATTTGTGTCCTGGCACGGCGAGCAGGGAGGAGTTCGAGGCCACGATGACCAGGCTGGCGGACGAGGTCCGTGGCGATCTGGGCCCAGATGCATCCGGATCTGTCTCGGTCGAGGCTCTGAACCGGAGGATCTTCGGCCCAGCTGGTGTTCACGCTTCGACAGATCTGAAGAACCCCTGCAACCTCCTTCCCTCGCGTGTCCTCGAACGGAAGCAAGGCTATTGCGTCGGAATCGCGGCGCTGTATCTGCTGATCGCCGAGCGGCTCGACCTGCCCATCTACGCGGTAGCCACACCGTCTCACGTCTTCCTGCGCCACGACGATGGGGTCACGCGCATCAACATCGAGACTCTGCAGGGCGGCGTAAACATCCCTGACGAGCAGTACATCCGCGAACAGAAGATCCCCGAGGAGTCAATCCGCCGCGGCGTCTTCATGTGCAATCTGACGACGGACGAATTCCTGGCGCAGGTCCACAACAACCTCGGTGTCATATACTCGGAGCGGAAGAATTACGATGCGGCCGCCAGGGAGTACGACTCGGCACTCGACCTCGACCCGCATCTGCCGGCGGCTCTATACAACTGGGGTAATGATCTCCTGCGTGAGGGACAGTATCGCAGAGCTGTTTGGCGGTTCTCAAAGGCCCTTCGGCTATTCCCCACCGATGTCTGGGCTCTCAATAACCGGGGGCTGGCGTACTTGAAAATGGAGAAGAGGGAGAAGGCTCTGTGGGATTTCGAGGCTGCAATCAAGGTCGACCCGGGGTTCGAGCAGGCGAGACGAAATCTCGACGGGATCCGGCCTCTGCAGTAG
- a CDS encoding FG-GAP-like repeat-containing protein codes for MIVYDLPDARNLMRPRQSLVARVILISLAVVVLPMSLGIASPLFPNQVYPIGPSAGTILVADFNNDGIQDFAVTASIQNNVDPIFPPNGWVGVFLGKTDGSFAVTWGIDLGHSPVALAVGDFNGDGILDIVSADSDTNQLYALLGNGDGSFVFWSRLDAHRDPFSISAADFNRDGNLDLAVSDWGSNDVSVFLGLGNGMFRPLVAYAVGFAPRSVASADFNSDGTADLAVANQGSDDVSILLGKGDGTFATEIRFPAGSNLASLRVGDLNGDSIQDLVTVGYSLGEANVLLGHGDGTFDPPLISATGGGGCGSIALGDFNQDGNEDLAVADITSENVSILLGGGQGKFVVGSTVDADYAWDLAVGDFDRDGRQDLMVISGVGLPDRVLVLEGKRNGSFGPNVPFTPGGRFFDIVSGDFDGDGNADLAGIRLGDPVDSAGSLSILLGAGDGTFSEQSSIPLAIWPVSIRAGDFNTDGHPDLVVVNRGLASAGIAGDIWILLGDGNGGVVIQQKLSAGKVPSSVVVGDFDGDGDEDLVVASAGGEPSVDVPGGLLLFPGNGDGTFAQPVNLGVILHPRLVVAGYLNADKKLDLAVAGTDPTVAATVFILFGKGDGSFELMTRLKPPNGVPSAMAVGDFNSDGGNDLALIGASKCVLGDIFGLVTLLAGDGDGSFGPPVTSVVGGCPFRLTVGDFNGDRIDDLAVVNDGSEDASVLLGSPGNGLLPEVRLLVGDAPGALAVNDFDGDTRPDLAAAHFGGVSVLLNQGPFPDADGDGIPDATDPCTDTDGDGFGNPGFRANICPPDNCPNVSNSSQADADGDGRGDACDPCTDTDRDGFGDPGFQANVCRVDNCPSLPNPSQENSDSDGLGDACDPCPHDPLDDTDKDGICGDLDNCPAVSNPDQADSNHDGSGDACQPDLTLYGLRQSVDKIEVVLSVTDPQNDPLSGLVEIFSTAVQGITLPDSLANGDCSQGYLPGGVIGEGIGFTNGAAGAPFLFDLDSILFCHGFTPDYLIALGTCERPQIPFNPVLSLTEVVLPAAFCLRRPGESEGGLDLTILSFDLSTLVLFRSQPPAILHLPFDHGFPAQMDLTGLASGETYRLRVTVTDGTTVPVTAEENFEYQGESKMIFVRPNSPPHAMVTSVATVECSGLAGGALTLDASGSTDVDSTPGTNDDIVSFEWLKNPGQAGEVILGGGRVLNTTLPLGTYLIGLLVTDSKGATDAAQTTVTVRDNIPPALVCSAPTTAECSRAGEAQASVAATASDACSPVVTVTNNRSVKGGDASGIFPLGVTPVTFRATDASGNVATCTTNVTVQDTTPPRLTLDLSVTLLWPPNHRMVPVQAAWQVADACDTAAGVILASATSSEPEDAPGNGDGNTTGDIQDASICTPDTSVLLRAERSGDGLGRVYTLTYVARDASGNTSSALGIVTVPHDLGTGPEPVIVSLEGDGTPGMAHLYWNAVNGAEMYDVIQGDLSQVSVSNAEISLGPVHVLASGQTGASYSEGPSGVIPALGSAFFYLVQYREGQSASGWGTESSPWPAEPSSCDIGCPGEPVASSVASLTIRRK; via the coding sequence ATGATAGTTTATGATTTACCAGACGCCAGGAATCTCATGAGACCGCGACAATCTCTCGTTGCCAGAGTTATCCTCATCTCGCTGGCCGTCGTTGTGCTCCCGATGTCTCTTGGGATTGCAAGCCCTCTGTTCCCAAATCAAGTCTATCCAATCGGCCCATCCGCCGGCACGATCCTTGTGGCGGACTTCAACAACGATGGAATTCAGGATTTCGCCGTGACAGCCTCGATCCAAAATAACGTCGACCCTATCTTTCCTCCGAATGGCTGGGTGGGCGTGTTTCTCGGAAAGACCGATGGCAGCTTTGCCGTCACTTGGGGGATTGATCTCGGACACAGTCCGGTTGCGTTGGCGGTGGGTGATTTCAACGGCGACGGCATCCTGGACATCGTAAGTGCCGACAGCGACACAAATCAACTTTATGCCCTGCTTGGTAACGGTGATGGGTCATTCGTGTTCTGGAGCCGCTTGGATGCTCACAGAGATCCTTTCTCGATCTCCGCCGCCGACTTCAACCGTGACGGAAATCTCGATTTGGCCGTGTCGGACTGGGGCTCCAACGATGTCTCTGTCTTCTTGGGTCTGGGTAATGGAATGTTCAGACCGCTCGTCGCCTACGCGGTGGGATTTGCCCCCCGCTCAGTTGCCTCTGCCGATTTCAACTCAGATGGGACGGCCGATCTGGCGGTTGCCAATCAGGGCTCGGACGACGTGTCGATCCTCCTCGGAAAGGGGGACGGAACATTCGCCACAGAGATTCGTTTCCCTGCTGGTTCGAATCTGGCCTCCCTGAGAGTCGGAGATCTCAATGGCGACTCCATCCAGGATCTTGTCACGGTAGGTTATTCACTCGGCGAAGCGAATGTCCTTCTTGGTCACGGCGACGGCACATTTGATCCTCCCCTCATTTCCGCGACGGGAGGTGGAGGGTGCGGATCGATCGCTCTGGGAGACTTCAACCAGGACGGTAATGAAGATCTGGCCGTTGCCGATATCACTTCTGAAAACGTTTCGATTCTGCTCGGGGGGGGCCAGGGCAAGTTTGTTGTGGGTTCAACGGTGGACGCGGACTATGCATGGGATCTCGCAGTCGGCGACTTCGACAGAGATGGTCGTCAAGATCTGATGGTCATATCGGGCGTAGGGCTTCCCGATCGTGTCCTCGTTCTCGAGGGGAAACGCAACGGGTCGTTTGGACCAAATGTTCCGTTCACACCCGGTGGTCGTTTCTTCGACATTGTAAGCGGGGATTTTGATGGCGACGGGAACGCGGATCTCGCCGGCATACGCCTTGGCGACCCGGTTGACTCGGCGGGCTCTCTCTCGATCCTCTTGGGAGCGGGCGATGGAACGTTTAGCGAGCAGTCCTCGATCCCGCTGGCCATTTGGCCCGTCTCGATACGTGCCGGAGATTTCAACACAGACGGACACCCTGACCTCGTTGTCGTGAACAGAGGGTTGGCCTCCGCGGGGATCGCGGGCGACATCTGGATTCTCCTGGGAGATGGCAACGGGGGGGTCGTGATTCAGCAGAAGCTATCCGCTGGGAAAGTGCCATCTTCCGTGGTGGTTGGAGACTTCGACGGCGACGGAGATGAAGATCTCGTTGTTGCGAGTGCGGGTGGCGAGCCGTCTGTCGATGTGCCCGGCGGCCTCTTGCTGTTCCCAGGGAATGGCGATGGGACTTTTGCCCAGCCCGTGAATCTCGGTGTCATTCTGCACCCTCGACTTGTGGTGGCTGGCTACCTCAATGCCGACAAGAAGCTGGATTTGGCCGTTGCAGGCACCGATCCAACTGTAGCGGCCACGGTATTCATCCTCTTTGGCAAGGGTGACGGAAGCTTTGAGCTCATGACTCGACTGAAACCTCCCAATGGAGTGCCAAGCGCGATGGCCGTGGGTGACTTCAACAGCGACGGCGGAAACGACCTTGCCCTCATTGGAGCATCTAAGTGCGTCTTGGGCGACATCTTCGGCCTGGTGACTCTCCTCGCCGGCGACGGGGACGGCTCGTTCGGCCCGCCCGTGACTTCCGTCGTGGGCGGGTGTCCTTTTCGCCTGACCGTTGGAGACTTCAATGGAGATCGCATCGATGATCTAGCTGTTGTGAATGATGGATCCGAAGACGCATCGGTACTCTTGGGAAGCCCTGGCAATGGTCTTCTTCCAGAGGTCCGGCTACTGGTCGGGGACGCTCCCGGCGCCCTTGCAGTGAACGATTTCGACGGCGACACCAGACCGGACCTGGCGGCGGCGCATTTCGGTGGCGTGTCCGTGCTGCTCAACCAGGGGCCCTTCCCCGACGCGGATGGAGATGGGATACCCGACGCCACCGATCCCTGCACGGACACCGACGGCGATGGATTCGGAAATCCAGGCTTCAGGGCAAACATCTGCCCTCCTGACAACTGCCCGAACGTGTCCAACTCGTCCCAGGCTGATGCGGATGGTGACGGACGGGGAGATGCTTGCGATCCCTGTACCGACACCGACCGCGATGGTTTCGGAGACCCAGGTTTCCAGGCGAACGTCTGTCGCGTGGACAATTGCCCAAGCTTGCCAAACCCAAGCCAGGAGAATTCCGATAGCGATGGGCTCGGCGATGCCTGCGACCCCTGCCCACACGATCCTCTGGACGACACAGACAAGGACGGTATCTGTGGAGACCTCGATAATTGCCCGGCCGTCTCGAATCCGGACCAAGCTGACTCGAACCACGATGGTTCGGGCGATGCCTGCCAGCCAGATTTAACCCTTTACGGCTTGCGGCAATCGGTAGACAAGATCGAGGTCGTGTTGAGCGTCACTGACCCGCAGAACGATCCCCTGAGCGGTCTCGTGGAAATCTTCAGTACAGCCGTGCAGGGCATCACTCTTCCCGACAGCCTCGCGAACGGCGACTGCAGCCAAGGATATCTACCGGGCGGTGTGATCGGGGAAGGCATCGGGTTTACGAATGGGGCGGCCGGGGCCCCATTCCTGTTCGATTTGGACAGCATCCTGTTCTGCCACGGCTTCACACCGGATTATTTGATCGCCCTGGGCACATGCGAGCGTCCTCAGATTCCTTTCAATCCAGTCTTGTCGCTGACTGAAGTGGTCCTGCCCGCCGCCTTCTGTCTGCGCAGACCCGGTGAGAGCGAGGGTGGTTTGGATTTGACCATCTTGAGCTTCGACCTGTCGACACTGGTCCTCTTTCGCTCCCAGCCTCCTGCGATCCTGCATTTGCCGTTCGACCACGGATTCCCGGCTCAGATGGACCTCACTGGCCTGGCGTCAGGGGAAACATATCGTTTGAGAGTGACAGTGACCGACGGGACGACCGTGCCGGTGACTGCGGAGGAGAACTTCGAGTACCAGGGTGAGTCGAAGATGATATTCGTGCGACCGAACAGTCCACCGCACGCGATGGTCACTTCCGTCGCGACTGTGGAGTGCAGTGGTTTGGCGGGAGGCGCCCTGACGCTGGACGCTTCGGGATCGACGGACGTGGATTCGACTCCCGGAACCAACGACGACATTGTGTCGTTCGAGTGGCTTAAGAATCCAGGTCAGGCGGGCGAAGTCATCCTGGGGGGCGGTCGAGTGCTGAACACTACGCTACCGCTCGGGACATACCTCATTGGCCTCTTGGTGACTGACTCGAAGGGTGCAACAGATGCCGCACAGACGACGGTGACCGTGAGGGACAACATACCTCCCGCCCTGGTCTGTTCGGCTCCGACGACCGCGGAATGCTCCAGGGCTGGTGAGGCACAAGCAAGTGTTGCTGCTACAGCCAGCGATGCATGCAGCCCTGTGGTGACGGTTACCAACAACCGCTCGGTCAAGGGGGGCGACGCCTCAGGAATCTTCCCCCTCGGCGTGACGCCAGTGACCTTTAGGGCGACGGACGCATCCGGCAACGTGGCAACATGTACAACGAATGTGACAGTCCAGGACACAACACCGCCGCGGCTGACGTTGGACTTGAGTGTGACACTACTGTGGCCCCCGAACCACCGGATGGTGCCGGTCCAAGCGGCGTGGCAGGTGGCCGATGCATGCGATACTGCGGCTGGCGTCATACTCGCGTCGGCAACTAGCAGCGAGCCCGAGGACGCCCCTGGGAATGGTGACGGGAATACTACGGGAGACATCCAGGACGCCTCGATCTGCACGCCGGACACGAGCGTGCTGCTGCGAGCCGAGCGTTCGGGAGACGGACTGGGACGGGTCTACACGCTGACCTACGTCGCGCGTGATGCATCAGGAAACACCTCATCGGCGCTTGGGATCGTGACCGTGCCGCATGACTTGGGGACCGGTCCGGAACCTGTGATCGTGAGCTTGGAGGGTGACGGTACTCCGGGCATGGCGCATCTTTACTGGAACGCGGTCAACGGTGCCGAGATGTACGACGTGATCCAGGGTGACCTGAGCCAGGTCAGCGTGTCAAACGCAGAGATCTCGCTGGGGCCCGTGCACGTTCTGGCTTCCGGACAGACCGGCGCAAGTTACTCCGAAGGCCCGAGCGGAGTGATTCCGGCGCTGGGGTCCGCCTTTTTCTACCTCGTGCAGTACCGGGAAGGCCAGAGCGCGAGCGGGTGGGGGACGGAGTCGAGCCCGTGGCCGGCGGAGCCCTCCTCCTGCGATATCGGATGCCCGGGGGAGCCTGTTGCTTCCTCTGTTGCCTCGTTAACCATCAGGCGCAAGTGA
- a CDS encoding PBP1A family penicillin-binding protein, with the protein MVKWRFDPVRLLLRAGLAVALVLAGLLTLACIDANWRFAHLEAAAPARVFSAPFVLADGVAVARDDLQERLSRLGYRKIDGHPSTPGEYSVRFRALEIFLNAFDYPSGKVEAALLKVKLGFGRVGRIENLSTGEDQERALLEPEPLGTLSGNVLEERLAVSIDDLPKPLLDAVVAVEDRRFYSHSGIDPRGILRALFANVKSGEVVQGGSTITQQLAKNLYPVGERTLARKLWESMAALSLEALHSKNEILERYLNQIYLAQRGPTSIIGIGAASRHYLGKDARYLDLPEAALLAGLIQSPGRYHPYRHAHEARDRRDLVLRLMHEEGFINEKQLEEAREAPLNLRPEPPADARQAPYFIDYVAQLLQEEGLRDPASRLGIRVFTTLDPLLQARADQAVEAGLKQYERAYTQLRPLPGGEIQGAFVALRPEDGSILAMIGGRSYARSQFNRVTQAHRQPGSAFKPFVYLAGFQKAQDEHSPLFTAATVLDDSPLEMEVAGHPWSPQNFDQEYRGPVSARQALALSLNVPTIRAAATIGLKDVVRMARRCGIDSPLQPVPSIALGTFEVVPLEIASAYTTLANLGTHAWPRAIVAVVDDNGKVVEPTPHPSREAASAQASYLTLDLMKDVVRYGTGAAIWSYGVDGEFAGKTGTTDDGRDAWFVGFTPDYLGVAWVGFDNNRPLRLGGSTLALPIWAQIAKRAGIDKGRRWEMPPGIVEEEIDPTTGLRAAGRCPDTKTEIFIDGTVPPECDQHQGGFDSWATRLLNWFRH; encoded by the coding sequence ATGGTTAAGTGGCGTTTCGACCCGGTCCGCCTGCTGTTGAGGGCGGGACTCGCGGTCGCCCTCGTCCTCGCCGGTCTCCTGACTCTCGCCTGCATCGACGCCAACTGGCGCTTCGCGCATCTCGAGGCGGCGGCCCCCGCCCGCGTCTTCTCCGCGCCGTTCGTCCTCGCCGACGGCGTGGCCGTGGCGCGTGACGACCTGCAGGAGAGGCTCTCCCGTCTCGGGTACCGCAAAATAGATGGCCATCCGTCCACACCGGGCGAGTACTCCGTCCGCTTCCGGGCGCTGGAGATCTTCCTGAACGCCTTCGACTACCCCTCCGGAAAGGTCGAGGCGGCGCTCCTGAAAGTGAAGCTGGGATTCGGCCGCGTGGGACGGATCGAGAACCTGTCGACCGGGGAGGATCAGGAGCGCGCCCTGCTCGAGCCCGAGCCGCTCGGAACGCTCTCGGGCAACGTTCTGGAGGAAAGGCTCGCGGTGTCGATCGACGACCTGCCGAAGCCGCTCCTCGACGCCGTCGTCGCCGTGGAGGACCGCCGCTTCTACAGTCACTCCGGCATCGACCCGCGGGGCATCCTGCGCGCGCTCTTCGCCAACGTCAAGAGCGGCGAAGTCGTGCAGGGGGGGAGCACCATCACCCAGCAGCTGGCCAAGAACCTCTACCCGGTCGGCGAGAGGACCCTGGCGCGCAAGCTGTGGGAGAGCATGGCGGCCCTGAGCCTCGAGGCCCTGCACAGCAAGAATGAAATCCTGGAGCGCTATTTGAACCAGATCTACCTGGCGCAGCGCGGACCGACCTCGATCATCGGCATCGGCGCGGCCTCGCGCCACTACCTCGGCAAGGACGCGCGCTACCTCGACCTGCCGGAAGCGGCGCTCCTCGCAGGGCTGATCCAGTCGCCCGGCCGGTACCATCCCTACCGGCACGCGCACGAGGCGCGCGACCGGCGCGACCTGGTCCTGCGTCTGATGCACGAGGAAGGATTCATCAACGAGAAGCAGCTCGAAGAGGCGCGCGAGGCTCCGCTGAACCTGCGCCCTGAGCCGCCGGCCGACGCCCGGCAGGCGCCCTACTTCATCGATTACGTCGCCCAGCTATTGCAGGAGGAGGGGCTGCGCGATCCGGCGTCGCGTCTCGGGATCAGAGTCTTCACCACCCTCGACCCGCTCCTGCAGGCGCGCGCCGACCAGGCGGTCGAGGCCGGCCTCAAGCAGTACGAGCGCGCCTACACCCAGCTGCGCCCGCTGCCGGGGGGCGAGATCCAGGGGGCGTTCGTGGCGCTTCGTCCCGAAGACGGATCGATCCTCGCGATGATCGGCGGCCGGTCTTACGCGCGCAGCCAGTTCAACCGGGTCACCCAGGCGCACCGCCAGCCCGGCTCGGCCTTCAAGCCGTTCGTCTACCTGGCCGGCTTCCAGAAGGCGCAGGACGAGCACAGCCCCCTGTTCACGGCCGCGACCGTCCTGGACGACTCGCCCCTCGAGATGGAAGTCGCCGGCCATCCCTGGTCGCCGCAGAACTTCGATCAGGAGTACAGGGGCCCGGTGAGCGCGCGCCAGGCGCTGGCGCTGTCCCTGAACGTGCCGACCATCCGCGCCGCGGCGACGATCGGTCTCAAGGACGTGGTGCGGATGGCGCGTCGCTGCGGCATCGACAGTCCACTGCAGCCCGTCCCCTCGATAGCGCTCGGCACGTTCGAGGTCGTTCCCCTGGAGATCGCCTCGGCCTACACGACGCTCGCCAACCTGGGGACGCACGCCTGGCCGCGCGCTATCGTGGCCGTGGTCGACGACAACGGCAAGGTCGTCGAGCCGACGCCCCACCCCTCGCGGGAGGCGGCCTCCGCGCAGGCCTCCTACCTGACGCTCGATCTGATGAAGGACGTCGTGCGCTACGGCACCGGCGCCGCCATCTGGTCGTACGGCGTCGACGGCGAGTTCGCGGGCAAGACCGGGACCACAGACGACGGGCGCGACGCCTGGTTCGTCGGATTCACGCCCGATTATCTCGGGGTGGCCTGGGTGGGGTTCGACAACAACCGCCCCCTGCGCCTGGGCGGCTCGACCCTGGCCCTGCCGATCTGGGCCCAGATCGCCAAGCGGGCCGGTATCGACAAGGGGCGGCGCTGGGAGATGCCGCCGGGGATCGTCGAGGAGGAGATCGATCCGACCACCGGTCTGCGCGCCGCCGGCCGCTGCCCCGACACCAAGACCGAGATCTTCATCGACGGCACCGTCCCCCCCGAGTGCGACCAGCACCAGGGCGGATTCGACTCGTGGGCGACGCGCCTCCTGAACTGGTTCCGCCACTGA
- a CDS encoding M20/M25/M40 family metallo-hydrolase has protein sequence MRHRALVALSLAALPGVLLAARSAREGGSFAILQTLVETPGVSTREQGVRDRIRSLLPSWAKSETDARGNLLVAAGPEKGAKSLLFIAHMDETGYLVTAIREDGSLDVKPVGGFFETLYEGQVVQVHAAKGDVGGVVPPRPNYLDAAVADAPGAFGKEAVRVNVGAPSRAVAEGLGIAAGDPVTIPKSFQRLAGSYGSGRAVDDRAGCTALLLALRGLDPKTLRHRVTFAFSVEEETGLDGAQVLAQSLRPDLVIAVDTFVSSDSPLERPAFAHAVLGKGPVVRAIDSSNITDRAIVEKVLSLAKQAGVPIQYGLTRGGNDGSVFTEFGTPDLALSWPTVHSHSPVEVIHERDLDGLGTLVRLVAERW, from the coding sequence ATGAGACACCGGGCGCTCGTCGCTCTGTCGCTCGCCGCCCTGCCCGGCGTGCTCCTCGCCGCCCGATCGGCGCGCGAGGGGGGGAGTTTCGCCATCCTCCAGACCCTCGTCGAGACTCCCGGCGTGTCGACGCGCGAGCAGGGGGTGAGGGATCGGATCCGCTCGCTCCTGCCGTCCTGGGCAAAGTCCGAGACCGACGCGCGCGGAAATCTGCTGGTGGCGGCGGGGCCGGAGAAGGGGGCGAAGAGCCTCCTGTTCATCGCCCACATGGACGAGACCGGCTATCTCGTCACCGCGATCCGCGAGGACGGCAGCCTCGACGTCAAGCCGGTCGGCGGCTTCTTCGAGACCCTGTACGAGGGACAGGTCGTCCAGGTGCACGCCGCGAAAGGGGACGTCGGCGGTGTGGTGCCGCCGCGCCCGAACTACCTCGACGCGGCGGTCGCGGATGCTCCCGGCGCCTTCGGCAAGGAGGCGGTGCGCGTGAACGTCGGCGCCCCGTCGCGGGCGGTAGCCGAGGGCCTGGGGATCGCCGCCGGGGACCCGGTCACAATCCCCAAGTCGTTCCAGAGACTGGCAGGCTCCTACGGATCGGGGCGGGCCGTGGACGACCGCGCCGGCTGCACCGCCCTTCTCCTGGCGCTGCGCGGTCTCGATCCGAAGACGCTGCGCCACAGGGTTACGTTCGCGTTCTCGGTGGAGGAGGAGACCGGCCTCGACGGGGCGCAGGTGCTGGCGCAGAGCCTGAGGCCGGATCTCGTCATCGCCGTCGACACGTTCGTGTCGTCGGACAGCCCCCTGGAGCGTCCGGCGTTCGCGCACGCCGTCCTCGGCAAGGGGCCGGTCGTGCGCGCCATCGACAGCAGCAACATCACCGACAGGGCGATAGTCGAAAAGGTGCTGTCCCTGGCGAAGCAGGCGGGCGTGCCGATCCAGTACGGCCTGACGCGCGGCGGCAACGACGGCTCGGTGTTCACCGAATTCGGCACCCCCGACCTGGCGCTGTCGTGGCCGACGGTCCATTCCCACTCGCCGGTGGAGGTGATCCACGAGCGCGACCTGGATGGTCTGGGAACGCTGGTCAGGCTGGTGGCCGAGCGCTGGTGA
- a CDS encoding diguanylate cyclase translates to MATRKFRILIVDDDRDSVDLLAEWLTMGGYEVTTAKDGQEALRRIQSDRPDLVLLDLLIPPPDGLQVMRTIKRDRLLSTIPVVVMTVKRDVKSKVECLRGGADDFIVKPFHFDELDAILRSSLKKRYLYTSLERANQQLRDANERLLKLTVTDERTNLLNDRYLKRRLAEEFKRSQRYGTPLSTALLDLDHFKQVNDKYGHDCGDQVLRDFGRLLTENARTTDIVGRFGGEEFLIVLPNTDGIRAAIVAERIRKAADEHVYKHREFLVRITVSAGVASFPANTQVRDDNDLLKAADQALYRAKQVSRNRVIVDRASMPPDVLEGDLSSIFKASYEDNQGRSRDDGEN, encoded by the coding sequence GTGGCGACGCGGAAGTTCCGCATCCTGATCGTCGACGACGACCGGGACAGCGTCGATCTGCTCGCCGAGTGGCTGACCATGGGCGGGTACGAGGTCACGACCGCCAAGGACGGCCAGGAGGCTCTGCGCCGGATCCAGTCCGACCGCCCCGATCTGGTCCTGCTCGATCTGCTGATTCCGCCGCCGGACGGGCTTCAAGTGATGCGCACCATCAAGCGCGATCGCCTGCTGTCGACCATCCCGGTGGTCGTGATGACGGTCAAGAGGGACGTCAAGAGCAAGGTCGAGTGCCTGCGCGGCGGCGCCGACGATTTCATCGTCAAGCCGTTCCACTTCGACGAGCTCGACGCCATCCTGCGCTCCTCGCTCAAGAAGCGCTACCTCTACACCTCGCTCGAGCGGGCCAACCAGCAGCTGCGCGACGCCAACGAACGGCTCCTGAAGCTGACGGTCACCGACGAGCGCACCAACCTGTTGAACGATCGCTATCTCAAGCGGCGGCTCGCCGAGGAGTTCAAGCGATCGCAGCGTTACGGCACGCCCCTGTCCACGGCCCTGCTCGACCTCGATCACTTCAAGCAGGTGAACGACAAGTACGGGCACGATTGCGGCGACCAGGTGCTGCGCGACTTCGGGCGGCTCCTGACGGAGAACGCGCGCACGACCGACATCGTCGGACGATTCGGGGGGGAGGAGTTCCTGATCGTCCTGCCGAACACCGACGGGATCAGGGCCGCCATCGTCGCCGAGCGCATCCGCAAGGCTGCGGACGAGCACGTCTACAAGCACAGGGAGTTCCTGGTGCGGATCACGGTGAGCGCGGGCGTGGCGTCGTTCCCCGCCAACACCCAGGTGAGGGACGACAACGATCTCCTGAAGGCCGCGGACCAGGCGCTCTACCGCGCCAAGCAGGTGTCGCGCAACCGGGTCATCGTGGATCGCGCCTCGATGCCTCCGGACGTCCTCGAGGGGGACCTGTCCTCGATCTTCAAGGCCTCCTACGAGGACAACCAGGGACGCAGCCGCGACGACGGCGAGAACTGA